The following are encoded together in the bacterium genome:
- the nadE gene encoding NAD(+) synthase: protein MAVDLARPMAGQISVWMGNKVREAGAKGLVFGMSGGIDSSVVAVLSKMACGDNVLGMIMPCHSNPASAEDARLVARKFGIKTHFADLTATYDVLVPRIPHVEGFELTNVRPRLRMTALYCAAQALGYLVAGTSNRTEIEIGYYTKWGDGGSDMLPLGNFYKHQIYQIARELDMPKEIMEKAPTADLWEGQTDENEIGMTYEELDSILAALNSGELSGFDPDSVERVRKLIGDSEHKRLAIPRFMPV from the coding sequence ATGGCAGTGGATCTAGCTCGTCCGATGGCAGGGCAGATTAGTGTTTGGATGGGCAATAAGGTTCGTGAAGCAGGAGCCAAAGGGCTTGTGTTCGGCATGAGCGGCGGCATTGATTCATCCGTGGTTGCGGTGCTCTCCAAAATGGCATGCGGTGATAATGTGCTGGGGATGATAATGCCCTGCCATTCCAATCCTGCATCTGCAGAGGATGCTCGGCTGGTTGCGCGTAAATTCGGCATCAAGACCCATTTTGCCGATCTTACTGCCACGTATGATGTGCTTGTGCCAAGGATTCCACATGTCGAGGGTTTCGAGCTTACCAACGTTAGGCCCCGCCTGAGAATGACCGCTCTCTATTGCGCTGCGCAGGCATTGGGCTATCTTGTGGCAGGCACAAGCAACAGGACTGAGATCGAGATAGGTTATTACACAAAGTGGGGCGACGGCGGCAGCGATATGTTGCCTTTGGGCAATTTTTATAAGCATCAGATATATCAAATTGCTCGTGAGCTGGACATGCCCAAGGAGATTATGGAGAAGGCTCCCACGGCTGACCTCTGGGAGGGTCAGACTGATGAAAACGAGATCGGCATGACATATGAGGAACTTGACTCAATACTTGCTGCTCTCAATTCCGGTGAGCTTTCAGGCTTCGATCCTGATTCGGTTGAAAGAGTGCGCAAGCTTATTGGCGATTCTGAGCATAAGCGGCTGGCCATTCCCAGGTTTATGCCGGTATAG
- a CDS encoding cation diffusion facilitator family transporter: protein MDRKVKAASISVASNTFLLALKLVVGLITGSISIVSAAADSLNDLTASIIAFFSVRASAVPADEEHPFGHGKIENISAAAQALLIFGAAIYIIFEAIDKIMRPRPLQSLPLGLIVIGVTAVLDIFVSRYLLKVARETDSAAIRADAYHLTTDVWTSIGVFAGLILIETTGLLIFDPIVALCVAATILWVAFSLTRESAGLLLDRRLPIEEISTIERIVMGTPRVVGFHKLRTRKSGATRQVDYHLIVPANMPVLEAHNIAQEIENRIKTELSYVTVVTHIEPDTHDMTSEPDTEIRHPALRIVRYHARRLRRKLR, encoded by the coding sequence ATGGATCGAAAAGTCAAAGCAGCATCCATATCGGTGGCATCAAATACTTTTCTGCTGGCGCTGAAGCTGGTCGTGGGTCTGATAACAGGCTCGATCAGTATCGTATCGGCGGCGGCAGATTCACTCAACGATCTCACCGCATCTATCATAGCATTTTTTAGTGTGCGGGCTTCAGCAGTGCCAGCCGATGAGGAGCATCCGTTCGGCCATGGCAAGATAGAGAACATATCGGCTGCGGCACAGGCTCTGCTGATATTCGGCGCGGCGATCTACATCATATTTGAGGCCATAGACAAGATAATGCGCCCCAGACCCCTGCAATCGCTGCCTTTGGGGCTTATTGTAATAGGTGTGACGGCTGTGCTGGATATATTTGTATCACGATATCTGCTAAAGGTCGCGCGTGAGACAGACTCGGCTGCCATTCGGGCGGATGCATATCACCTTACCACTGATGTCTGGACGTCGATAGGAGTATTTGCCGGGCTGATATTGATTGAAACAACAGGACTATTGATATTCGACCCGATTGTTGCGCTGTGCGTTGCGGCTACGATTTTGTGGGTTGCATTTTCACTGACCAGGGAATCAGCCGGACTGCTGCTGGACAGGCGTCTGCCTATAGAAGAGATAAGTACAATTGAGCGGATAGTTATGGGCACACCAAGGGTCGTCGGTTTTCACAAGCTTAGGACGCGCAAATCGGGTGCAACTCGTCAAGTCGACTATCATTTAATAGTGCCTGCGAATATGCCGGTCCTCGAAGCTCACAATATAGCTCAGGAGATCGAGAACAGGATAAAGACTGAATTGTCTTATGTGACCGTTGTGACGCACATAGAGCCTGATACTCATGACATGACAAGCGAGCCGGACACCGAAATAAGGCATCCGGCTCTGCGAATTGTCCGATATCACGCTCGCAGGCTTCGGAGAAAGCTGCGGTAA
- a CDS encoding prepilin-type N-terminal cleavage/methylation domain-containing protein, translating into MKRRNRGFTLLEVIMVSGIMAFMLASIGAMSICTMRCYDRATARTFMDTDAATAMQKIVSDVREASDYKIIGGGTRLRIIPPKKYNDVQQFYNRYEPDTANQFDYYLSDSSGTPGHDGTWLWRGKDNDRRAIMKDVEALDFEEDTNQSIAISVRVKPQCASSMDSTTLTERVVYLRNYSGKTTDDD; encoded by the coding sequence GTGAAGAGAAGAAATCGCGGCTTTACTCTATTGGAAGTAATAATGGTGAGCGGAATCATGGCGTTCATGCTTGCATCCATCGGAGCTATGTCAATATGCACGATGCGCTGCTATGACCGTGCAACCGCTCGAACATTTATGGACACAGATGCAGCCACTGCTATGCAAAAAATTGTCTCGGACGTTCGCGAAGCAAGTGATTATAAAATCATAGGTGGAGGGACACGGCTGAGGATTATCCCTCCTAAAAAGTATAATGACGTGCAACAATTCTATAATCGTTATGAACCCGATACAGCAAATCAATTCGACTACTATCTATCTGATTCTTCGGGCACACCCGGTCATGACGGGACATGGCTTTGGAGAGGCAAAGACAATGATCGACGTGCAATTATGAAAGATGTGGAAGCCTTGGATTTCGAGGAAGATACCAATCAGTCGATAGCGATAAGTGTGCGTGTTAAGCCGCAATGTGCGAGTTCAATGGACTCCACAACGCTGACTGAACGCGTTGTATATCTAAGGAATTATTCCGGGAAGACAACAGATGATGATTAG
- a CDS encoding amidohydrolase family protein: MIYKAAHLITISGDPIKQGEILIKDGIICDLGVGLSKKYPDEPISDYNNCAILPGFVNAHSHVDYTWSRNQYDALNLWDWIGRVGYKSGRQPDYNAALDSAIYGSAECACSGITCLGDSTFTGAAAEAMSLIGLRGTAYCELFGQSMGDNYVQDYAIMLDNIYALKTKSSAIVGVGLSPHTVYTSNMEVLELCAGSCADKGIPIALHLAETHAEADYTMYGTGPIAEWRKRLDRPPMITGLSPTLTLQKSGLLRKGVSLAHCVHVSDEEIELIAHSGASVVHCPRSNAYLGCGIAPATKFMAAGAAVGLGTDSEGSCMRFDFFEEMRFALAIARANRQDAAALTANDILRLATIGGAETLGLDKLVGTIEVGKRADIIAIDLSDTLPDEDLFLAVISRSPSDVTMVMVDGVEIVKGGRPVKIDMDEYKSKLSARSS; the protein is encoded by the coding sequence ATGATCTATAAAGCCGCACACCTGATAACGATATCCGGCGACCCCATAAAGCAGGGCGAAATCCTGATAAAAGATGGCATTATCTGTGATCTTGGAGTCGGTCTGTCTAAAAAATACCCCGATGAACCAATAAGTGACTACAACAACTGCGCGATCCTGCCCGGGTTCGTAAATGCGCACTCCCACGTAGACTATACTTGGAGCCGCAATCAGTATGATGCGCTCAATCTTTGGGACTGGATAGGACGTGTCGGCTATAAATCGGGTAGACAGCCTGATTATAATGCTGCGCTCGACTCAGCAATTTACGGTTCTGCAGAGTGTGCTTGCTCAGGAATCACATGCCTGGGAGATTCGACATTTACAGGCGCAGCAGCAGAAGCAATGAGCCTTATCGGGCTGCGCGGCACAGCATATTGCGAGCTTTTCGGGCAGAGCATGGGTGATAACTATGTTCAAGATTATGCCATAATGCTAGACAATATATATGCTTTGAAGACCAAATCGTCCGCCATTGTGGGAGTCGGCTTGTCGCCGCATACAGTCTATACATCGAACATGGAAGTGCTTGAATTATGCGCCGGGTCATGCGCTGATAAAGGCATCCCAATCGCTCTACATCTGGCTGAAACACATGCAGAAGCTGATTACACGATGTATGGCACGGGTCCTATAGCAGAATGGCGAAAGCGCTTGGACAGGCCGCCAATGATAACCGGTCTCTCCCCTACCCTTACACTGCAAAAATCTGGTCTGCTGAGAAAAGGCGTAAGTCTGGCACACTGTGTTCATGTCTCTGATGAAGAGATTGAGTTGATTGCTCACTCCGGCGCATCGGTAGTGCACTGTCCAAGGTCAAATGCGTATCTCGGCTGTGGGATCGCGCCGGCAACGAAATTCATGGCGGCGGGTGCAGCAGTCGGCCTTGGCACGGACAGTGAAGGAAGCTGCATGCGCTTCGATTTTTTTGAGGAGATGAGGTTTGCTCTGGCAATTGCCCGTGCAAACAGGCAGGATGCGGCTGCGTTGACGGCGAATGATATTCTGAGACTGGCAACAATAGGCGGAGCGGAAACGCTTGGGCTTGACAAACTCGTAGGAACGATTGAGGTTGGTAAGCGCGCAGATATCATAGCCATAGATCTCAGCGATACACTGCCGGATGAGGATTTGTTTCTCGCAGTTATATCTCGAAGTCCATCGGATGTAACAATGGTCATGGTCGATGGAGTGGAGATAGTGAAAGGCGGCAGGCCGGTCAAGATCGATATGGACGAATATAAATCTAAACTCAGCGCTCGGAGCAGTTGA
- a CDS encoding DEAD/DEAH box helicase, translated as MNANAFLDSIRSSKEYRGQIAHVEHIPPRAAAWRPVEPPVAGQTSDALDRLGITRLYIHQADAIEAVRAGQSIVVVTATASGKTLCYNVPVMEALEANPKSRALYIYPTKALAQDQLGKIRQFGLDFIKPATYDGDTPRQERPFIKTTANIILTNPDMLHIGVLPYHSTWSELFRNLKFVVIDEVHTYRGVFGAHVANVIRRLRRIAKYYGSEPQFICSSATVGEPGRLVHDLTGVDARVIDDDGSPSGPKSFVFWNPPFISGKDERRSANSEAVKLFVKMVESGIRTIVFTKARKTAELIYRYARTELKDEKSAIADRIMAYRAGYKPTERREIERRLFTGDLMGVTSTTALEVGVDIGGLDCVVMTGYPGTVASTWQQAGRSGRGLAESMAVLIALDNPIDQYMMRNPGYFFTSANERAIVDSQNPYILADHLLCAAYEMPLTNEEVTSLFGVRAYELLGMLSDLGQIEYRHRWYWAGSNYPAADVNIRSTGGGSYDIVSVENGGTLLGTVDASSAFDTIHPGAVYLHAGESYVVTNLDLDEKVAYVEKSEVNYYTTPADQTKILVEHEQESRILYRSVNDTADTRPPSADVFFGDVVVSNQVTHYWRKRLFSDEIIEKRPLDLPETELHTQAVWFALPDEVKNKIIGRGFDLAGTIHAIEHAAIGLLPLFALCDRQDIGGVSHPNHPDTDGMPAIFIYDGYAGGVGLARTAFERIEELLSATLTTIRDCQCDDGCPSCIQSPKCGNNNEPLDKAGAVFALSEIMTKTDC; from the coding sequence GTGAACGCGAATGCTTTTCTGGATTCCATAAGAAGTTCCAAGGAGTATCGCGGTCAGATAGCTCATGTCGAGCACATTCCACCAAGAGCGGCTGCATGGCGGCCGGTTGAACCGCCTGTTGCCGGGCAGACATCAGATGCGCTTGATCGTTTGGGTATCACGCGGCTCTATATTCATCAAGCTGATGCGATAGAGGCAGTGCGCGCCGGGCAAAGCATAGTCGTTGTGACTGCCACGGCAAGCGGCAAGACACTTTGCTACAATGTGCCTGTTATGGAGGCGCTTGAAGCAAATCCCAAGTCACGCGCGCTCTATATATATCCAACAAAAGCGCTTGCTCAAGACCAACTCGGCAAGATCAGGCAGTTCGGCCTGGACTTTATCAAACCTGCCACATATGACGGCGATACACCTCGTCAGGAACGGCCATTCATCAAAACCACGGCCAATATAATCCTCACCAATCCAGATATGCTCCATATCGGTGTGCTGCCGTATCATTCCACATGGTCGGAGCTTTTTCGCAACCTCAAGTTCGTCGTGATTGATGAGGTACACACATATCGAGGCGTGTTCGGCGCACATGTAGCCAATGTTATCAGGCGTCTGAGACGAATCGCAAAGTATTACGGGTCCGAGCCGCAGTTTATTTGTTCATCGGCCACCGTTGGCGAACCCGGCAGGCTGGTGCATGATCTCACCGGCGTAGATGCCCGCGTGATAGATGATGACGGATCACCATCGGGTCCGAAGTCATTCGTATTCTGGAACCCGCCGTTTATCTCCGGTAAAGATGAACGAAGAAGCGCAAATTCGGAGGCAGTGAAGCTATTCGTGAAGATGGTCGAGTCCGGGATACGCACGATTGTCTTCACTAAAGCTCGAAAAACAGCCGAGTTGATATACAGATATGCGCGGACGGAGCTTAAGGACGAAAAGTCGGCCATTGCAGACAGGATCATGGCCTATCGCGCCGGCTATAAGCCGACTGAGAGGCGCGAGATCGAGCGAAGGCTTTTTACGGGTGATCTGATGGGCGTGACATCCACCACTGCGCTTGAAGTCGGAGTGGACATAGGTGGGTTGGACTGCGTGGTGATGACGGGCTATCCGGGCACGGTGGCCAGCACATGGCAGCAGGCGGGACGATCGGGCAGGGGACTTGCCGAGTCAATGGCTGTCCTGATTGCACTGGATAACCCCATAGACCAGTATATGATGCGCAATCCAGGCTATTTTTTCACTTCGGCGAACGAGCGCGCGATAGTCGATTCGCAAAATCCATATATCTTGGCCGATCATCTGCTCTGCGCAGCATATGAGATGCCTCTTACCAATGAAGAAGTGACATCGCTTTTCGGTGTACGTGCATATGAGCTGCTGGGAATGCTCTCGGACCTTGGACAGATTGAATATAGGCACAGGTGGTATTGGGCAGGCTCGAATTATCCAGCCGCGGATGTAAATATACGTTCGACCGGAGGGGGCAGCTATGATATTGTGTCCGTCGAAAACGGCGGCACGCTGCTTGGCACAGTTGACGCTTCGAGCGCATTCGACACAATCCACCCTGGCGCAGTTTATCTGCATGCGGGCGAGAGCTATGTTGTGACAAACCTTGATCTAGATGAAAAGGTTGCTTATGTCGAAAAGAGCGAGGTCAACTACTACACCACGCCTGCCGACCAGACAAAGATACTGGTCGAGCATGAGCAGGAATCGCGCATTCTATATCGATCTGTGAATGATACAGCCGACACCCGACCGCCGAGTGCCGACGTCTTCTTCGGAGACGTGGTCGTATCCAATCAGGTGACTCATTACTGGCGCAAGCGTCTCTTCAGCGACGAGATAATAGAGAAGCGTCCGCTGGACCTGCCTGAGACCGAGCTTCACACCCAGGCTGTGTGGTTCGCCTTGCCTGACGAAGTCAAGAATAAGATAATCGGCAGAGGGTTTGACCTTGCCGGAACGATCCATGCAATTGAGCATGCGGCAATTGGCCTGCTGCCACTGTTTGCGCTCTGTGACAGGCAGGACATTGGCGGCGTCTCACATCCAAACCATCCAGACACTGACGGCATGCCTGCGATTTTTATATATGATGGCTACGCGGGTGGGGTAGGACTTGCTCGGACTGCCTTTGAGCGCATCGAGGAACTGCTTTCAGCCACGCTTACCACCATTCGTGATTGCCAATGCGACGACGGCTGCCCATCGTGCATTCAATCGCCTAAATGCGGCAATAATAATGAGCCTCTCGATAAAGCCGGGGCGGTTTTTGCGTTGAGCGAGATTATGACAAAAACCGATTGCTAG
- a CDS encoding DUF4900 domain-containing protein → MMIRTKSSSDQSQHVGLRNKGSLLLITTVALFLVTTLAIAVISITSTALYMNDKQQSRTIALNIAESGAEDGALYLYKLNSAPTDTEPFDPFDGPVTLNGGQYSVTITPDDTTSSDTLRVFVITSIGTYRGVSKTVEIVIKQASFGRYAYFTDCETSSGGGEIWWRTGETVDGPVHSNNRYNSRFNINYTNSTSPIFLDMVTSAASSIDYVPGAPANETTYKKIFKNGAKGLRLGVDPIDLPNTDIERIQSGAWGGLSGYPSSSSTGVYLSGASNSGIYIVGDVETMALSLDGSGNQQIVITQKINKKIKTTTIVLDRYNNETTATGTLGSGSVSSMNSLINGVIYCTGNIKSLQGEMADNLCSDDEITTRSALTIATDVNNNKDITITGDLVYHTHPDKTLDSNAPANLAAGTMGLVARNITVSSSSSYPSDFEIDGVCLAGGKNTSSGSFSVLNSGTITPPPGKEPKLKILGGIIQKYRGPVGTFNSSTGKLVTGYAKNYVYDPRMAQSPPPYYPTTGKYDRISWRVVPDSE, encoded by the coding sequence ATGATGATTAGAACGAAATCTAGTTCAGACCAAAGTCAGCATGTCGGGCTGAGGAATAAAGGCAGTCTTCTTCTGATCACAACAGTCGCGCTTTTTCTGGTGACTACCCTTGCAATAGCAGTCATCAGCATCACCAGCACGGCGCTTTATATGAACGATAAGCAGCAGTCTCGTACAATTGCACTCAACATCGCCGAATCTGGTGCTGAGGATGGCGCTTTATACCTCTACAAGTTAAACAGTGCACCAACTGACACTGAGCCTTTCGATCCATTCGACGGACCGGTAACACTAAACGGCGGGCAGTATTCGGTCACAATTACTCCAGATGATACTACATCCAGCGATACTTTGAGAGTTTTTGTTATCACATCCATCGGCACATATCGGGGTGTCTCAAAAACAGTGGAAATAGTAATCAAGCAGGCATCATTTGGCCGATATGCATATTTTACTGACTGTGAAACCTCCAGCGGAGGTGGAGAAATTTGGTGGAGAACAGGCGAAACAGTGGATGGACCCGTCCACAGCAACAATAGATATAATTCCAGGTTCAACATAAATTACACAAACTCCACCAGTCCGATATTCCTGGATATGGTTACATCGGCTGCAAGCAGCATCGACTATGTGCCAGGCGCGCCGGCAAATGAAACGACCTATAAGAAGATATTCAAAAATGGAGCCAAAGGGCTACGACTGGGAGTCGACCCGATCGACCTGCCTAACACAGATATTGAAAGGATCCAAAGTGGGGCATGGGGTGGATTATCCGGTTATCCAAGTTCAAGCAGCACCGGGGTATATCTGAGTGGCGCAAGCAACAGTGGAATATATATCGTCGGCGATGTGGAAACGATGGCATTGTCATTGGATGGCTCGGGCAATCAACAGATTGTTATTACACAAAAAATCAACAAAAAGATCAAAACAACCACTATTGTGTTGGACAGATACAACAACGAAACCACCGCAACCGGAACACTTGGATCTGGCAGTGTATCGAGCATGAATTCACTGATTAATGGTGTAATCTATTGCACAGGCAATATTAAATCCCTTCAGGGAGAGATGGCGGACAATCTTTGTAGCGACGATGAAATTACCACAAGATCCGCGCTGACTATAGCAACCGATGTCAACAACAACAAGGACATAACGATAACCGGCGATCTTGTCTATCATACACATCCGGATAAAACACTTGATTCCAATGCGCCAGCAAATCTGGCCGCCGGCACAATGGGGCTTGTTGCCCGCAATATAACTGTCAGTTCTTCATCATCGTACCCGTCAGACTTTGAAATAGACGGTGTTTGCCTGGCCGGCGGCAAAAACACTTCAAGCGGCAGTTTCAGCGTTTTAAACTCCGGTACCATAACGCCTCCACCAGGTAAAGAACCTAAGCTAAAAATCCTCGGTGGAATTATTCAAAAATACAGAGGGCCTGTCGGCACTTTCAACTCAAGTACCGGTAAGCTGGTTACGGGTTACGCAAAAAACTATGTTTATGATCCCCGAATGGCTCAGAGCCCACCGCCATATTATCCCACAACAGGGAAATATGACAGAATTTCATGGCGAGTCGTTCCCGATTCAGAGTAA
- a CDS encoding type II secretion system GspH family protein produces MIISNRQLNKKRMQSRGFTLIEVAASLLAFSVVVVIFASSILMAERSAHMNGQYAQALSLCQHKIDQARSVGFGQLDADSLLGAEIVDSVISSDVYSFASAGNDNVASYLSDPTAIMSIEKPYDGDTSKALVTATVTWHPTAYRNKTNTVTLAAIITNFD; encoded by the coding sequence GTGATAATAAGCAATAGACAACTCAACAAAAAACGTATGCAGTCAAGGGGTTTCACTCTGATAGAAGTTGCTGCATCGCTGCTGGCATTTTCCGTCGTTGTGGTTATCTTCGCAAGCTCAATTTTAATGGCTGAAAGAAGTGCCCATATGAACGGACAATATGCTCAGGCGCTCAGCCTGTGTCAGCATAAAATTGATCAGGCAAGGTCTGTTGGTTTCGGCCAACTCGATGCTGATTCGCTGCTCGGTGCTGAAATAGTGGATTCCGTCATCAGCAGCGACGTATACTCATTTGCAAGTGCAGGAAATGACAATGTCGCAAGCTATCTTTCTGACCCTACCGCAATAATGTCAATCGAGAAACCTTACGATGGTGACACCAGCAAAGCCCTTGTGACGGCCACTGTGACCTGGCACCCGACAGCTTACAGGAACAAAACAAACACTGTTACCCTGGCGGCTATTATTACTAATTTTGATTGA
- a CDS encoding D-glycerate dehydrogenase — MSKPKVFVTRVLPQSALDKIAEAADMEVWQDELPPPREVLMEKVKDLDGLLCLLTDKIDPELMDAASKVKVISNYAVGYDNIDIPAATVRGIPVGNTPGVLTETTADLAFTLLMSSARRIVEADKYTRAGKWKTWGPMLFLGRDIHHATLGIVGLGRIGYEMAKRGKGFDMDVIYFDEYRNEQREKELGIKYVDLDTLLKESDFVSLHVPLMKSTHHLMGEREFKMMKPTAILINSSRGPVVDQKALYNALKNGEIAHAGIDVFDPEPIAKDDPLLTLDNITVVPHIASASVATRTKMAMMAADNLIAGITGKPLPNLVNSEVKPR, encoded by the coding sequence ATGTCTAAACCCAAAGTATTTGTGACCAGGGTGCTGCCGCAGTCAGCACTCGATAAAATCGCAGAAGCAGCCGATATGGAGGTCTGGCAGGACGAGCTGCCTCCGCCGCGAGAAGTCCTTATGGAGAAAGTCAAGGACTTGGACGGTCTGCTGTGTCTGCTCACAGATAAGATCGATCCCGAACTGATGGATGCTGCGTCCAAGGTCAAGGTGATCTCAAATTATGCGGTCGGATATGATAACATTGATATTCCCGCTGCCACAGTGCGCGGCATTCCCGTAGGCAATACCCCTGGGGTGTTGACTGAGACCACAGCCGACCTTGCGTTTACGCTGCTTATGTCATCCGCACGCAGGATAGTCGAAGCCGACAAATATACCCGCGCAGGCAAATGGAAGACATGGGGACCCATGCTGTTTCTGGGCCGTGATATCCATCATGCGACGCTGGGAATCGTCGGACTCGGCAGGATCGGGTATGAGATGGCCAAGCGCGGCAAGGGCTTCGATATGGACGTGATCTACTTTGACGAGTATCGCAATGAGCAGCGCGAGAAGGAACTGGGCATAAAGTATGTCGATCTGGACACACTGCTCAAAGAAAGCGATTTCGTATCGCTGCATGTTCCGCTGATGAAATCTACACATCATCTTATGGGCGAGCGTGAGTTCAAGATGATGAAACCGACCGCCATTCTCATCAATTCATCCAGGGGGCCGGTCGTCGATCAAAAGGCACTCTACAATGCTCTCAAGAACGGTGAGATTGCACATGCAGGTATTGATGTCTTCGATCCTGAGCCAATCGCAAAGGATGATCCGCTGCTGACGCTGGACAATATCACTGTTGTGCCGCATATTGCGTCTGCTTCAGTCGCCACACGCACCAAGATGGCAATGATGGCCGCCGATAACCTTATTGCAGGTATTACAGGAAAACCATTACCTAACCTTGTAAATTCGGAAGTGAAACCTAGATAG
- a CDS encoding glycerate kinase — MKVVICPDSFKGSLSSIEAAKAIARGIELGAPGTQTVCIPIADGGEGTVDALVSATGGEICHVRVHGPLMREIDSFYGIMGGGKTAAIEMAAASGLVLLADDERNPLITSTYGTGELISAALNAGVEKIVIGIGGSATNDGGTGAMRALGAKFLDKDGNELPHGGAALVNLAHIDLTGFKFPTGSVKVEVACDVTNPLCGPTGASAVYGPQKGATPEMVAQLDDALCNYAQVLCKDLNKDVAQMPGAGAAGGMGAGLAAFLDAELRSGIDMVLDAAGFDEALDGADLVITGEGRLDEQTAYGKTIGGVLKRASAKSVPVVAIAGSVSADIRALLKSGLITFSIVSGPVCLDYSMSHAAELIEAVSANLISLAARMR; from the coding sequence ATGAAAGTCGTAATTTGCCCCGATTCATTCAAAGGGAGCCTGTCATCAATCGAGGCCGCCAAGGCAATAGCGCGCGGTATCGAGCTTGGCGCTCCAGGCACTCAGACTGTGTGCATTCCTATCGCAGATGGCGGCGAGGGTACAGTCGATGCACTTGTCAGCGCAACCGGCGGCGAGATTTGCCATGTCAGAGTACATGGTCCTTTGATGCGCGAGATCGATTCATTCTATGGCATAATGGGCGGCGGCAAGACTGCTGCAATTGAGATGGCTGCGGCTTCCGGTCTTGTTCTGCTTGCAGATGACGAGCGAAATCCACTGATTACGAGCACTTATGGCACAGGTGAGTTGATATCGGCCGCTCTTAATGCGGGAGTGGAGAAGATTGTCATAGGAATCGGCGGAAGCGCAACCAATGACGGAGGCACTGGCGCTATGAGAGCATTGGGCGCGAAGTTCCTGGATAAGGACGGAAATGAACTGCCTCATGGCGGCGCTGCACTGGTTAACCTCGCCCACATAGACCTGACTGGTTTTAAGTTCCCAACAGGCTCGGTCAAAGTGGAGGTGGCATGCGACGTCACCAATCCCTTGTGTGGACCAACCGGCGCTTCGGCAGTATATGGTCCTCAAAAGGGAGCGACACCTGAAATGGTTGCTCAGCTTGATGATGCTCTGTGTAATTATGCACAAGTTTTATGCAAAGACTTGAACAAAGATGTGGCGCAAATGCCTGGAGCAGGAGCTGCCGGCGGCATGGGAGCAGGTTTGGCTGCATTTTTGGATGCAGAACTGCGTTCTGGTATAGATATGGTGCTGGATGCAGCCGGATTTGACGAAGCTCTGGACGGTGCTGATCTTGTAATTACGGGCGAAGGCAGGCTCGACGAGCAGACTGCCTATGGCAAGACCATAGGCGGCGTATTAAAGCGGGCGTCAGCCAAAAGTGTGCCTGTTGTTGCGATTGCAGGTTCTGTGTCAGCAGATATACGTGCGCTGCTGAAATCTGGTCTCATTACATTCAGTATAGTATCGGGACCTGTTTGCCTGGATTACTCGATGTCTCATGCAGCCGAGCTGATAGAGGCCGTATCTGCAAATTTAATCAGCTTAGCGGCAAGGATGCGCTGA